One region of Micromonospora lupini genomic DNA includes:
- a CDS encoding amino acid ABC transporter permease has protein sequence MDPLSTLWETFFDADAMREALPEMLTVGLPNTLILAVSAALLGTVFGLLLAVAGISRSRWLRWPARAYTDVFRGLPAAATILLIGVGLAPLGMRVWGPDPYPLGILALSLIAAAYIGEIFRSGIQSVEAAQLEGARALGFSWADAMRLVIIPQGIRRVLPAWVNQLIALIKDSSLVYFLGLVASQRELFRIGQDYAATTGNESALLLAGLFYLALTVPLTHVVNAIDRRLRHGRPATAPADDEDEDDTDPALAGAPEGDRR, from the coding sequence ATGGATCCGTTGAGCACCCTGTGGGAGACCTTCTTCGACGCCGACGCGATGCGCGAGGCGCTGCCCGAGATGCTTACCGTCGGGCTGCCCAACACGCTGATCCTGGCGGTCTCCGCCGCCCTGCTCGGCACGGTGTTCGGCCTGCTGCTGGCCGTGGCCGGCATCTCCCGCAGTCGGTGGCTGCGCTGGCCGGCCCGCGCCTACACCGACGTGTTCCGGGGGCTTCCGGCCGCGGCGACGATCCTCCTGATCGGCGTCGGGCTGGCGCCGCTCGGCATGCGGGTCTGGGGGCCGGACCCGTACCCGCTGGGCATCCTCGCGCTGTCGCTGATCGCGGCGGCGTACATCGGGGAGATCTTCCGCTCCGGCATCCAGTCGGTGGAGGCCGCCCAGTTGGAGGGCGCCCGGGCGCTCGGGTTCTCCTGGGCCGACGCCATGCGGCTGGTGATCATTCCGCAGGGCATCCGGCGGGTGCTGCCCGCCTGGGTCAACCAGCTCATCGCGCTGATCAAGGACTCCAGCCTGGTCTACTTCCTCGGCCTGGTGGCCAGCCAGCGGGAGCTGTTCCGCATCGGGCAGGACTACGCGGCCACCACCGGCAACGAGTCCGCGTTGCTGCTGGCGGGCCTGTTCTACCTGGCGCTGACCGTCCCCCTGACGCACGTCGTGAACGCGATCGACAGGCGGCTGCGGCACGGCCGACCGGCCACCGCGCCGGCCGACGACGAGGACGAGGACGACACCGACCCGGCGCTGGCCGGGGCACCGGAGGGAGACCGGCGATGA
- a CDS encoding amino acid ABC transporter ATP-binding protein, whose protein sequence is MTTSTTTTSVSVEARDVHLAFGPNRVLRGVDLTVRRGATACVIGPSGSGKSTLLRTLNRLIEPDRGDVLLDGRSVLRDDPDALRQRVGMVFQQFNLFPHLSVLRNITLALRRLRKLGEDEAVAVARAQLELVGLAGKADARPTQLSGGQQQRVAIARALALRPEVMLFDEATSALDPELVKGVLGVMADLSTAGMTMVVVTHEMGFARHVADTVAFMDRGVVLEAGPPERIFEGAEHPRLRRFLAQVL, encoded by the coding sequence ATGACCACCAGCACGACCACCACCTCGGTAAGCGTCGAGGCGCGCGACGTCCACCTGGCCTTCGGGCCGAACCGCGTGCTGCGCGGCGTCGACCTGACCGTGCGGCGCGGCGCGACGGCCTGTGTGATCGGGCCGTCCGGGTCGGGCAAGTCCACTCTGCTGCGTACGCTCAACCGGCTCATCGAGCCCGACCGCGGCGACGTGCTGCTGGACGGGCGCAGCGTCCTGCGCGACGACCCGGACGCGCTGCGCCAGCGGGTGGGCATGGTCTTCCAGCAGTTCAACCTGTTCCCGCACCTGAGCGTGCTGCGCAACATCACCCTGGCGCTGCGTCGGCTGCGCAAGCTCGGCGAGGACGAGGCGGTCGCGGTCGCCCGCGCCCAACTGGAGCTGGTGGGGCTCGCCGGAAAGGCCGACGCGCGGCCGACGCAGCTCTCCGGTGGTCAGCAGCAGCGGGTGGCGATCGCCCGGGCGCTGGCGCTGCGGCCCGAGGTGATGCTCTTCGACGAGGCCACCTCGGCGCTCGACCCGGAGCTGGTCAAGGGGGTGCTCGGGGTGATGGCCGACCTGTCCACCGCCGGAATGACAATGGTGGTGGTCACCCACGAGATGGGCTTCGCCCGGCACGTCGCCGACACCGTCGCCTTCATGGACCGGGGTGTGGTGCTGGAGGCCGGCCCACCGGAGAGGATCTTCGAGGGGGCCGAGCATCCCCGGCTCCGCCGCTTCCTCGCACAGGTGCTCTGA
- a CDS encoding Na+/H+ antiporter: protein MEVLILIVVLGVTVLVGTTLGGRYRVAPPVLLIGLGVLLGLVPPLSEVTLEPDLVLLIFLPAILYRESLTISLREIRANLPVIGLLAVVLVVLTMVTVSLTAQAFGVNPAAAWVLGAVLAPTDAAAVTGLAKRLPRKLLTTLHAESLINDGSALVIFAVTVGLLTHSDKPGVLGIGEEFVGAGVGGVVAGLLVGAAVVLIRKRLDDPLREGALSVLTPFAAFLLADAVHASGVLAVVVAGLMLAYAGPRVIRARSRVLAYAFWDLSTFLINGGLFVLLGTQIPRAVKGISSTSPGRALAIVLVVTPVVVATRLLFVYLTAESAKLLRRRMLDQDPSASDWRVGTVAGWSGFRGAVSLAAALAVPTMTAAGTPVTERDLIIFVTALVIVLIMLVQGTTLPLVVRWAALTGDPERVDEARQARLRATQAGLDALPRVAAEVGVEGESVRRLQAEYQRHLADFNETGGRTAEERRLDRRLRLGVLAHKRRELTRLRDNREIDDLVLQELQAALDNEEIRLLGRGPND, encoded by the coding sequence GTGGAGGTGCTCATCCTGATCGTGGTGCTGGGCGTCACCGTCCTGGTCGGCACCACCCTCGGCGGTCGGTACCGGGTGGCGCCGCCGGTGCTGCTCATCGGGCTCGGGGTGCTGCTCGGGCTGGTGCCACCGCTGTCCGAGGTGACCCTGGAGCCGGACCTGGTGCTGCTGATCTTCCTGCCCGCGATCCTCTACCGGGAGAGCCTCACCATCAGCTTGCGCGAGATCCGGGCCAACCTGCCGGTGATCGGGCTGCTCGCCGTGGTGCTCGTGGTGCTCACCATGGTCACGGTGTCCCTGACCGCGCAGGCGTTCGGCGTGAACCCGGCGGCAGCCTGGGTGCTCGGCGCGGTCCTCGCGCCGACCGACGCCGCGGCGGTCACCGGCCTGGCCAAGCGCCTGCCCCGGAAGCTGCTCACCACCCTGCACGCGGAGAGTCTGATCAACGACGGCAGCGCCCTGGTGATCTTCGCGGTGACCGTGGGTCTGCTCACCCACAGCGACAAGCCGGGGGTGCTGGGCATCGGTGAGGAGTTCGTCGGGGCCGGCGTCGGTGGGGTGGTCGCCGGTCTGCTGGTGGGCGCCGCCGTGGTCCTCATCCGCAAGCGGCTCGACGACCCGCTGCGGGAGGGGGCGCTGAGCGTGCTGACGCCGTTCGCCGCGTTCCTGCTCGCCGACGCGGTGCACGCCAGCGGTGTGCTGGCCGTCGTGGTCGCCGGCCTGATGCTGGCCTACGCCGGTCCCCGAGTGATCCGCGCCCGGTCCCGGGTGCTGGCGTACGCGTTCTGGGACCTGTCCACGTTCCTGATCAACGGCGGGCTGTTCGTGCTGCTCGGCACGCAGATCCCCCGAGCGGTGAAGGGCATCTCCAGCACCTCGCCGGGTCGGGCCCTGGCGATCGTGCTGGTGGTCACCCCGGTCGTCGTCGCCACCCGGCTGCTGTTCGTCTACCTGACGGCGGAGTCGGCGAAGCTGCTGCGCCGCCGGATGCTGGACCAGGACCCGTCGGCGTCCGACTGGCGGGTGGGGACCGTGGCCGGCTGGTCCGGTTTCCGGGGCGCCGTGTCGCTCGCCGCCGCGCTTGCCGTCCCGACGATGACTGCCGCCGGCACACCGGTGACCGAACGCGACCTGATCATCTTCGTCACCGCGCTGGTGATCGTCCTGATCATGCTGGTGCAGGGCACCACCCTGCCGCTCGTGGTGCGCTGGGCGGCGCTGACCGGCGACCCCGAACGCGTCGACGAGGCCCGGCAGGCACGCCTGCGTGCCACCCAGGCCGGCCTGGACGCGCTGCCCCGGGTCGCTGCCGAGGTCGGCGTCGAGGGGGAGTCGGTACGTCGGCTGCAGGCCGAGTACCAGCGGCACCTGGCGGACTTCAACGAGACCGGTGGGCGTACCGCCGAGGAACGCCGGCTGGACCGTCGACTGCGCCTCGGCGTCCTCGCACACAAGCGGCGGGAGCTGACCCGGCTGCGCGACAACCGGGAGATCGACGACCTGGTGCTCCAGGAGCTTCAGGCCGCCCTGGACAACGAGGAGATCCGGCTGCTGGGGCGGGGACCCAACGACTGA
- a CDS encoding ABC transporter substrate-binding protein, translated as MRFLPALTRVAALGAAAVLATTALTACGDDASTDTAGNPYGLAQAGVLRAGTLTDAPPNVYLKDGTFTGFDNDLLTAVAGKLGLTVEFVGTDFSALLSQVNNHKFDVGSSSITITEARKKTVDFGNGYDFGYFGLDVPAGSSIHGFDQLAGKRVVVVQGTVQDDYATGKQLDPVRVPDYNGAINQLKAGTADAWIAPAEIGEKSAADSNGKITVAAKQLSPAPTAYAVAKGSDKLREALNKGLDEVIADGTWSRLQAQYYPGRPIPADFTPGSGTVAAPSASTVPSASAAS; from the coding sequence TCCTGGCCACCACCGCGCTGACCGCCTGCGGCGACGACGCGTCGACCGACACCGCCGGCAACCCGTACGGCCTGGCGCAGGCGGGCGTGCTGCGCGCCGGCACGCTTACCGACGCCCCGCCGAACGTGTACCTCAAGGACGGCACATTCACCGGATTCGACAACGACCTGCTGACCGCTGTCGCCGGCAAGCTCGGCCTCACTGTCGAGTTCGTCGGCACCGACTTCTCCGCGCTGCTCAGCCAGGTCAACAACCACAAGTTCGACGTCGGCAGCTCCTCGATCACGATCACCGAGGCGCGCAAGAAGACAGTCGACTTCGGCAACGGCTACGACTTCGGCTACTTCGGCCTGGACGTGCCGGCCGGCTCGTCGATCCACGGGTTCGACCAACTCGCCGGCAAGCGGGTAGTCGTGGTGCAGGGCACCGTCCAGGACGACTACGCCACCGGTAAGCAGCTCGACCCGGTGCGGGTGCCCGACTACAACGGCGCGATCAACCAGCTCAAGGCGGGCACCGCCGACGCGTGGATCGCTCCCGCGGAGATCGGCGAGAAGTCGGCCGCCGACAGCAACGGCAAGATCACCGTGGCGGCCAAGCAGCTCAGCCCGGCGCCGACCGCGTACGCCGTGGCCAAGGGCAGCGACAAGCTGCGCGAGGCGCTGAACAAGGGCCTCGACGAGGTGATCGCCGACGGCACCTGGAGCCGGCTGCAGGCCCAGTACTACCCGGGCCGGCCGATCCCGGCGGACTTCACGCCGGGCAGCGGCACCGTGGCGGCGCCGTCCGCGTCCACCGTGCCATCCGCGTCGGCCGCGTCCTGA